DNA from Branchiostoma lanceolatum isolate klBraLanc5 chromosome 6, klBraLanc5.hap2, whole genome shotgun sequence:
CACACAGTACCATatccttcaacttcaacttattgggcccccagataaccccgcaaggggcaaagtagggggggaggaggtcccgggctaaggcgggcaggcctccagcctggcgcggaaagactcaacggtgggagtcgtaacaaccgcgccaggcagggcgttccactctggtatggtgcgagggaaaaaagaatatttaaatgagtctgttttagcgttgattgtttggaattttagagtgtggctaccccgggtgcgcccctgagctggtttcagaagATTGTCTGTGTTTATATCCTACTGACAGTAGGTGCCAAGAGAATAAAGTGTGATGTTCCCACCTGACTCATCCCTCCCGAAGGACAGCAGGCTCCCCTGGACACTCCCCTGTAGATCCCCTGTACACACCCCCTCTCCACCCAGACACACGTCACCCTCCTCCCACAGCTCAGTCTCAGGAGACTCCTCAAGGAACTTCAGCTTTCTATAGATATGGACAATAAGGAAACAGTCAGTAAGGGCTTTCCTATCATTTCTGAAAGGGAGAAGTTCACAAAACGTACTCAGTTGCTTGACCAACTTTTATATTGTGTTATGTGTCTATGCTACTTTTTCTACTTACGTGCCATACATGTAGAACTATTAAATAACAAcaaatctgcaaaatgaggaaacATCTCCATCATTGTTGTGAAATTATCACAAAGTCAAGCCCATGTTGCAACAAGTTCAATCACAGAGTGAGATTATCGCCTCTTTTTTCTTACATCAGATTTAATGTCCACGGAGGACATGATAACTCACCCAGATTTGTAGTCACCAAAGATGTACTTCCCATAGAGCCTGGGTGCCTGGCAGCCACGGTACACaaatccaccaatcacagcgctgTTGTCTCCCGTCGGGTACTGGTAGATTGGAGTCACATCCTGGGCTGTCagcgaaaaaacaaaacatttttaaaatgttacaacaaaacaTTCTGCACAGAAATCTTCATTTCCTGTACTGTTAGATGGAATCACATTCTCCACTGGCAAGTTCAACAACATGAAGTTGTTGAGAATGCTTAAcagaaaattctgtaaaaacacAAGCACTTCTTTATTTTACAAGAAAGATGCACTGATTCGATCTTGAAGTTACAAATTGAATGATAACATTGTGTAAAACAGATTCATCCTGATTCCATCATATTACAATGACATGTGTCATGTCACTGTTCAAGGACACTTTCATACGATCGGTGAATGTGCTCTGAAGAAAGCCCCATCTGTTCCTATAACATGTTACTTTTTGCTATTATGTAAAGTGAACAACGTTACAGTTGTACATATCAAAAGATTATACAAAACAACTCCACCCCTTATCCTACAAAGTGTTTATTGCTCAGGGACACTTTCAGTACATTTGGGGTTTGTTCTAACATGCTCCAAAAACAAGATGATGCCTGCACATTTGAATTATGAGAAATGACAAGTTGTGATTTTATAAGGTAATAAAAACGTTGCATATTTCCCACGAGGCGTGTTCTCTCTGGATGACTTTCATGGGAAGACTATGTGTGCATTAGGCTTTTCCCATTTCTCTTAAAGAGGGGAGTAAATGAGCCGATGGCTCCCACCTCACCCGTTCGTGCCATTCTGTACGGCCTGACTCCATGAAACAGTGACCCCTGTGCCAGTCCTTTATGCAGGGCCATGCCTGTGTGATCAGGTATGACTGCATTACAACCTGCACACGTGCAGAAATGACTTCCCCTGCAGTCCTCACCACGCCTCACAGTAATCCAGGAAATGCATGGATTACTGGGTACAAATTGGATTCTGGACTTTTCAATCCACATCTTACACCTCGTTCATCTCTCCGGCAGATTTACATGGAGTTCAATGTCAAAGCCGCTCCTCTGCTGCAACTCTGAATGTCATTGTGACTATCTGTATAGCGAATGCTCAGGAGCCAGGGCAAACGGGCAGCCTGCAGCTAGCTTACATTCAGTTGCAGTATTGCTTTCTGAATGCCATATGTCACAATGTGGTAGATCCATTAAAACCCCCATGCAGGGTTTCCAGCACTTTCATAATTAACGTTGGTATTTGAGGATTACCCTGTCTTTGACTAACGATCACAGATAACTTGCAGTAAATGTCAAGTAAAAATGATTGTCAGTACATTTGACAAACCAAATGTTTTCTGGTGAGCTTTAATAAATCATGCTCTTAATGTTATTTCTAAAGGCAACTTGAGATTGGATTAAGATAAATTTTGTCACCACAAAACAGTTTTACATTGAACTTGGCTGTACCAGAGTCTAAGTAACGTGATGTTCAGGTCCCCTACGAGACAGCGCTGCCCGCCAGTGACAGGTTCAGGTTCAAAGTGTGGGTGATTTGTCTCGGTTTACGCAGGAAGTAGACCGGGGACGTCAGTTTGGTTTTCCAACTCAATCATTTTTGACGGTGCTGGGATTTCGTGTGCTCGACTATCAGACATTCTGGAGACGTGAAATAAAGTGCAGCGACCGTGTAATTTGTTTAGAGAACACCCAGGGATGTTTAAGAGGCAAGGAAGGGGAACGTTTCTGCAGTATTTGATTAGGATCAATGTCTAAGCTCTGAACATGCTGTATATTTGTAGTACTCGAGTACATAACAGGTGCCTTTCCGAGTTTTAAATGGATTTCTGGAGAAGGAAAATGTGgatttttatttgcatatagCCATTTTTCCCACCAGATATCCAGCAAGCATAAATTTAGCCTGTAATACATATGAATTACATAATATACTACTAtatcacctcacctcacctatcccttgacctctttgcggagaaatgaaaattaaaatgaAATTAAAGAGGAAGGAaccatatgtttttttttgtttcaggtTATCAAACTCACCATGGTCCTTCCCACGGTTGACAAGGTAGATCTTCTCTGTGTCCTTCTCCTTATTTGCGGCGTCTCCACAGATGATCCTCTCCATGTCGAAGGTGCAGCGCCAGGGGTTGTCGAACCCGTAGGCATACACCTCCCAGGGCATGTAGGTGGAGTTGTAGAAGGGGTTGTCCCCGGGGATGGCATACAGGCTCTGGCAGTAGTCTGTGTCCAGGTCTATCCTCAGGATGGACCCCAGGAAGTCACTGCAACAGGAAACCAGCCACACAATTTGAACACTCAGATTCATCGTATGATACACAGTTGCACTGAAATCCCATGCAATAGCACACTGCTGTACTCTttgtatgtacagtagaatccgcttaactgcaccacccatttgtcagcgttttttgtgcaattatccggctggtgcaattatgcgaaatgcccagctggaccgcaccaccatgggccagggggtgtattgttagtcagaaacactagcacaaagaaaacagacgaaattattcagttattaactttatttattgaccctttgctgaaaataaagaaatgactacgaacctgttttaaaagaatttgcattctttcatttttccatgcgatctaccgcattacaacacaccataatgtccttgaacacacgtaatgttacaggggaggcattctgaaacatcgccatgccactcatgggataacagtttctgtgttacattacgtagagtgcagttgtcgatttacgtaaatcatgtaccgccatgaaactaggaattgaaactaaaacttggttactgattacgggtgacccgcccgggacctcccatacgattcctatcaacgtaactgtcaatggagaccgtcttgatttgttactcaaaacagttttaatcatattggcggtattgcgcctttacaccggcagttatcggctcatttgtaccgcgtttgccgattttagcgcaccttttcagttaacttgtcgaggatttttgaaaaaaattggtgcagttatccggcattggtcaCCAtccgcggtgcagatatgcggagtcactaacaatgcagtgaatgggaaccggttttggatattgagattcggtgcaattaaacggaaggtgcgtttatccgaggtgcaattaagtggcttctactgtatgtTAAATTCTTACCATAAAATCTCTGTCCACCTGTAAGTGCATTATAAAAGCTTTCATACCCAATAATATGGTAACAATAAGGTTTTGTATCGAAGGATTCCTCAAGTTTGTTTGATGTGTCTGGTGGTTTACCAAATGCAAATTCAATTTGATATGATTATCTAAGACTTGCTAATTACCTGAGTCCATCGTAGTTCTCCTCATCATCTTCACTGATGCCTCCGTTGCCCAGGAAGAGGTAGAGGAAGCCGTCTTTACCGAACAGGAGCTGTCCACTCAGACTGTAGGGGTTGGGCCAGGGGATCTCCAGGATGATACGCTCGGTGGTGGGGTCCAGGCGGTTGGGGTTACGTCTGTTAAAGCAATCAAAAAAGCTTACAGAATGCCAAATAACGTTATCTTGAAGTTAAGGGTTCTACTTCATTTGCAGCAATTGTATGCCTGAATGTCACTGACTTTCATCCGATCGTCTTTATCTAGTTTTTACAGAGAAAAAGTCTGTTGTACAATTGATATGATCATTCTTCGAATGGATACTtctctgaaaaaaaagaagcttcTAAGGCTGAAATATAATCTTACACCAGTCCTATGGAAGTTCGCAGCACACCATTGGTTTCCTTAATCAAGTATAAAAGTATCCTAAAGCTAAtgtcacacagcagaaaatCAATCGACCAAcaagtctgcgagctctaaatgacattttcagcagTAATACACTCTGTATTCTCTCGATCATTGCACGATTTCTAGGGATCAGTCGACTTTTGAAGGTCAATGAGCCCTGTTTATGTAACAGAGTacattttcagacaaatttGGTCTACAATTCTGAGATTCGGCGACCTTCTGGTGATTAACAATAGTAAGGCCAATCTCATTGAGACAGAGGCATCaggaaacatactgtaaatgcacataGTTTTAATctcgctgtagggagaaaatggtgtgttcgcggtggtttgaagtttgcatttgagacaatagttgACAAGGGGAAAGGAGGGCaaaagttttgtggtggatttaGTTCATGGCGAAAAcctcaaacataaaaccacgtgaacatttctgcatatacaGCAAGCCAGTAAGAGGTGTAATGTCACCAACCTTGTGACAGTGAACTCAGTGATCCTCATGACGTGGTCGCGCGGGGTGTCGTCCCAGCTCCCCTTGTCCACGCTGTAGGACATGTACACCTTCCCGTTGTACTTGAACTCCGGGTGGAACGCCATACTGAGGAGGCCCCTCTCATCACCCATCTAAGGATACAACAATCACCAACATTCAAATCAAACATCTAAATGGGGGCTACTAGTCTACAACATCAGAGAAAAAATTCTAACATTTTGTTGCTTTTACAGTAAACTATAACTCAAAAAGACACAGCTTTTGCTCAGACCTCCTTTCCACTGGACATGAGTGACTAGAATTGGATTTTTGTGACCCATGATTTGATATGTGAATATAATGCATGACGTTAGAGTataatttaaaagacaacaaaatagacaaagCATAGAGGATTTGTTCTTTATCCACGAAATCCATTGAGGGATCTGTTACATATTGGGCTGCTCAGCGGTCACTTAGCAGTCGCAGCCtatagtggaaagggggtgtcCTCAAAATTCAGTGCAAAACATGACGAATGATGAACTCACTTTACTCCCAGACAAGACTTCCTGCTCGATGTTGATGAACGGCTCCTTCTGTAGCCTGCCGTCAGGGGTCATGACCCTGACCACACCCGCCTGCTCCACGATGAACAGCCTGTGGGTGTGGTCGATGCTTGGGATGGCTGCTACAGGGTTTCTCAGGCCACTAGATACCTCCTTCACACACAGGCAGTCTGATACTGGCTTATTACTGAAGAACAGAAAACAGAGTCAGTAATCAGGACAGTAAAACAACACAGGATTCCTCAGGCCACTAGATACctccttcacacacacacacaggcagtcTGATACTGGCTTATTACTGAAGAACAGAAAACAGAGTCAGTAATCAGGGCAGTAAAACAACACATGGCAGCTACAGGGTTCCTCAGACCACTGCCATTGctaagaaaaattaaaacaatCTCAACTTAAGAAAGGCTGGGAGAAATGCTGCAAAATTATAAAAATTGCATGAGAGTTGATGTAATGTATCAAATACAGGTGAATACCAGATACTGTCATTCTTGggtacaaaataatgtatatgTTTGAACCCTTGTCACAGTATGATCTCACCTCAGCATAGGTGGCTTTTCTTTGATAACTTCCTTCTTAACTCCAGGTTCGAAGACGTCGTCAGTCCAGTCAGCATTGGGCAGATCCATGTCATCTGGGACGTCAAAGAACTCGGTCCCTCCTGCACCACCAAAGTTCTCCTGTGGTGGCAGCTTCTTAGCTTTCATCTGTGGAAAATAATTCAGAGGACATGCAAATGAGTCCCAATCATACAGTTGTAAAACAGTTAAAGGATTCTAATATCTGAAAGATGAACCTGTTTGAAAACATTGCGAGGGAAAATTGGCTACAAAGCTGCAGACCCAATATTATATCAAAAAATTACAACTAACCTGTCAGGTTCTTTCTATTTCAGACAAGTTCGCtacttacgttgatgaaggttagacatccaggtagaaagatacgccaaaaatagttactcaagcaactggataaaattttgaaacactaCTTGTTACTTGTTCATAGTTAAGTAGTATAGAATCAAACATTGAATAAAGAACCTTTGGAGGGTCAGTTTTCTTGGTTTTCCTGTCCTGTGGAAGAGGGAAGTCCATCGGCTTGAGCTGCTGGAACTGTTTAGCAGCCAAAACCTCGGCAAGCTTCACCCCGTCATCGGGTTCCATCTCCTCGCGCTCCTTCAACGCCATGTCCACCGGTCCGTCAGGAACCGGTTTGGTGTACTCTTTCTCCGCTTTTGGCTTCTTCTCTGGCTCTTCTACCGACCAGTCAAACTTGTTCTTTAGAGGCTGCTTCTCCACAGACTCAGCAGAGTCCACCCCCTCAGATATGTACTTGGAGTACTTCTCCCACTCCTCTTGTGTGAAGTCTTTCTTGGCCTTGACCTTGCTGTGCTGAGCCATGACCACGGTGGGGGGGCGCTGGTAGCTGGGCTTCTTGTCGGTGCCCTTGGGGTGGAGGTGATGGGAGTGGTTGGGGAAACATGGCGTCCCTTTTGGAGCCGAGTTGGTGGCACAGAACTGGTCAATGTTCATGTCGTCAAACAGACctagaaataaatgaataaaagaaaattttgTCATCATCTCACTTTGATTGTatctttagaatactcaaaatagatcattttgttttgaatcaCAAGGCAATGCTAGGATTGCCACAAGGCTGTATCATGCTTCCACAGAAAATACCATAGCTGTAACTGTACAATGTGCTTGGTTATCCTAACACCAATTCAGGGAACTggatgaatacatgtataccggtaagttctaaacgggaactttgCGGCTCCAGATGTTTTACCTTAGGGATGActgtggtgtgaaagatgtcggttagcttgagaaatgaatccactctacttcaTACCAGTTCAGGGAACTATTCTCCCTTCTCATCTAACACTGTAACAAGGTAATCTGCTGTGGTCTGCTCTTCAAAGATTTCATTATCAGATTGGAGCAATATGGCGTAACAGTCTGATCTGCCTTTTGTGTCCCATACATGAACGTCAATCAAATGATTCCGCTAATCCCCGTACATTAGGGGATTTTCAGCTCCAGCTAAAGTAATCAGAGTGCGCAGGGAGGGGAATCGGGTGAATACTAAAGGGATTTGCACTTCTAAGGCGTCTGTGCACAGGAAATATCTATGGGATTAGACGGTGGGAAAGCAGGGAGATCTCCATGTCTGAATCAACCTGGCTTCAAAGCAGCCCCGGTGGAGTTCAGATGTGTCGGGTGAGGCGCTGCACTGGTAATGGAAGTGCCTTAACGGCTTTGTGTCACTGCTCACTGGAGAAGTGGTGCTTTGAATACTAATCAAAACAGAACTTACTCACTTTCTAACTTTACTAAATATGTGAGGATGTCTGAAAAGATCAATTTAAAGCAGCTACGGAGAGGTGTGAAGTTTTTAGACAACTCCTAACTAACAAAATATGTGAGGATGCCTGGAAAGATTGGTTTAAAGCAGCTACAGAGAGATTTGAAGTTTTAAGAATAGCCAAGCAGTTAACAGTGAATTATAAGTACAATACACTTATAGACAGGCAGTTCTGACCTTAGTGCTGAAAACCAGGTTATTTTACATGTCACACTATACTCGGCATGTCTCATACCTAACAGGacattttgtttattcaatTCATGTGAATGAAACATGTTTTGTCCTAAAAGATTTTGTAAAACTTATGGTAACCTGATCAATGAAACTCTACTACTCTAGCCTACTATTGGTCTCAGGCTACTTGCTTCTCGCTCAACAAGGAGAAAAATCATGGGATTTCAAGTATAACCGTTCCCCCGAAGTGTCCATTTCTCATTGATTTTCTGTGGATAGACTTGTCAGCTTGTGTTCCCAGCAGAGGGACCTGTGATACATGAGCAGACTTTCCCATGCCATCTCCTATTGATCCTGTCAAGGCCAAGGCTTGTGCTTGGCAGTTGATGGCTCACCGCTGGTGTCCAGTGATTTTACACATCATTAAGTccaattgtttcattttgtggaCTTCCCAAGGCCAGAGGTAGTAGGCGGAAGATAAGTGCCAAGTTCAACTGCCTGCATGGACAGCCTGCCAGTGCTGTGCTGCGTGCATTGTACATACAGAACAGATGCATGAATTAAGATGTCCCCAGTCACTACATTGTAAAATAATCTTTACAGCTTATGGTGAGATAGCTATCCCCAGACATAGATCATGATAAAGTCACCTACAACGGGTAGTAAACACGTGAATATGATGTAATGTAATAAATAGCTGcacatttttttatacaaaaagcACTTTCATTCTTCTCTACCTTCTGAGTCATTTCATATCGTTTGAAATGTAGTTCTCAGTTCTGAACTGAGAACTACTTTGCTGTGCAATTATTTCCTGGGGCCGGGGATAGGTGGCTTAAGTCACAATAAGCAAACTTTATGATTTCCATTTACCACTAGTATATGGTTAGTTAGTCTGCTTGTTATAACTTGTATCAGGAAAAAAGTATAAGTCAAGCAGACTTTTATGGTCAAGATTGTGCAAAATGGTACAAGATTTACTAAATCAATGTTTCATGTGCAAACAAATCAGTCTCCCCAGGCAACACCAGAACAAAATAATGAGCAATCCGTCATTCTCTAtataaaataacaaggaaaaaaGATCACTTTTATGTGCTTTACCACCTTTAAACTTGATAACCATGCTTTAAACGATGGATCACTATTCACTAGTCAAgctacaagttgaaaaatatccCATTATCTATACATGGTATTTTATGATGGTTTGTATTCATTTTTAAAGGTAAATCTTAAGATACTGCTGATTCAATGCTGCAAACGGAAGTCTAAGAAATGAGAATGACTTTACAGTTTATAGTACCTGAGCAGGTAGTAGAAAATGCAACGATCGGTACTCGTTGTGAAATGACAGATTATTGTACTATAGGACCTGCTAGAACCCAATATGTACCACACGAGTGGCCATGTGGATATGACAGATGATTATTACCAACATGTACATTAGCCTGATTGGGGGATTCATCTTCATTTGGTGACGGTGACAACAACATCGCTGAAGGTCATTGGGACCACAGGTAGAATAACGATCTGGTATCGGAAAACCATCTTTACATAAGGGTAAGCCATTTGGCACCTGGAGGTTGACCTAAGTGCCGATGGTGGGGAGTAAAGATCCTACCTGGGGTGACGAATGTCTCATTGAGCCGTAGGAGGCATTGATGGAAAGAACCATTCCCACGTGCTACACAAATGGCAGCACCTGCTTTAGGGTTATGTCTCATCTGTCAAACTCTCTTAAAGGCCATCTAAAGCTGTGGGAGATATGGATGGAAAGAACCATTCCCATATGCTACAAAAATGGCAGCACCTGCTTTAGGGTTATGTCTCATCTGTCAAACTCTGCTAAAGGCAATCTAAAGCTGAGGGAGATATGGATAGAAATAGCTATTCCCTCATGCTACACAAATTTCAGCACCTGCTTTAGGGTTATGTCTCATCCGTCAAACTCTTTTAAAGGCCATCTAAAGCTGAGGGAGATATGGATAGAAATAGCTATTCCCACATGCTATACAAATTTCAGCACCTAAAGGCAACCTACAGCTGTGGCAGATATTGATAGAAAAGACGATTCCCACATGCTACACAAATGGCATCACCTGCTTTAATGGGGTCATGTCTCAACAGTTACACTCAAAGAGGCCAAAATTGTGCCTGCAGCCATGTACTCTTTTGAACTAATACTTTGTTCTAAGGCTTATATCCATATAAGTTCAAGATTTTACCAAGTTTCTGCTTAACATGTATCCCATTC
Protein-coding regions in this window:
- the LOC136437324 gene encoding hedgehog-interacting protein-like isoform X1, with product MERFSLTFLLVANLAWAADLTNLDHLCSDGTLPEKIVVKDRNRGEWQPKSGQPVFCSEHYPHYSCCPHDYQADFQHVNYELLTNVASTECAHMLGKLQCARCSPVSWYLFNAGDTLNPDQRSRTLPIMCSDFCYQFYEACQGSIRGLFDDMNIDQFCATNSAPKGTPCFPNHSHHLHPKGTDKKPSYQRPPTVVMAQHSKVKAKKDFTQEEWEKYSKYISEGVDSAESVEKQPLKNKFDWSVEEPEKKPKAEKEYTKPVPDGPVDMALKEREEMEPDDGVKLAEVLAAKQFQQLKPMDFPLPQDRKTKKTDPPKMKAKKLPPQENFGGAGGTEFFDVPDDMDLPNADWTDDVFEPGVKKEVIKEKPPMLSNKPVSDCLCVKEVSSGLRNPVAAIPSIDHTHRLFIVEQAGVVRVMTPDGRLQKEPFINIEQEVLSGSKMGDERGLLSMAFHPEFKYNGKVYMSYSVDKGSWDDTPRDHVMRITEFTVTRRNPNRLDPTTERIILEIPWPNPYSLSGQLLFGKDGFLYLFLGNGGISEDDEENYDGLSDFLGSILRIDLDTDYCQSLYAIPGDNPFYNSTYMPWEVYAYGFDNPWRCTFDMERIICGDAANKEKDTEKIYLVNRGKDHAQDVTPIYQYPTGDNSAVIGGFVYRGCQAPRLYGKYIFGDYKSGKLKFLEESPETELWEEGDVCLGGEGVCTGDLQGSVQGSLLSFGRDESGELYLLTSETIHAKKSGGHIYKLVDPRRKEDPPECKQQLWKPAPPLSHCAKHCHHGHCTASDICCCHDGYMGENCKIALCDPPCANGGTCVKPNQCLCDIGFTGHTCTELDTPEDTKDIPEKRNKIKDVPQECLQPAVTGPCKALFWAWHYDRVTQDCEQFVFGGCGGNKNNFKTRQECLNYCIGK
- the LOC136437324 gene encoding hedgehog-interacting protein-like isoform X2; the protein is MERFSLTFLLVANLAWAADLTNLDHLCSDGTLPEKIVVKDRNRGEWQPKSGQPVFCSEHYPHYSCCPHDYQADFQHVNYELLTNVASTECAHMLGKLQCARCSPVSWYLFNAGDTLNPDQRSRTLPIMCSDFCYQFYEACQGSIRGLFDDMNIDQFCATNSAPKGTPCFPNHSHHLHPKGTDKKPSYQRPPTVVMAQHSKVKAKKDFTQEEWEKYSKYISEGVDSAESVEKQPLKNKFDWSVEEPEKKPKAEKEYTKPVPDGPVDMALKEREEMEPDDGVKLAEVLAAKQFQQLKPMDFPLPQDRKTKKTDPPKMKAKKLPPQENFGGAGGTEFFDVPDDMDLPNADWTDDVFEPGVKKEVIKEKPPMLSNKPVSDCLCVKEVSSGLRNPVAAIPSIDHTHRLFIVEQAGVVRVMTPDGRLQKEPFINIEQEVLSGSKMGDERGLLSMAFHPEFKYNGKVYMSYSVDKGSWDDTPRDHVMRITEFTVTRRNPNRLDPTTERIILEIPWPNPYSLSGQLLFGKDGFLYLFLGNGGISEDDEENYDGLSDFLGSILRIDLDTDYCQSLYAIPGDNPFYNSTYMPWEVYAYGFDNPWRCTFDMERIICGDAANKEKDTEKIYLVNRGKDHAQDVTPIYQYPTGDNSAVIGGFVYRGCQAPRLYGKYIFGDYKSGKLKFLEESPETELWEEGDVCLGGEGVCTGDLQGSVQGSLLSFGRDESGELYLLTSETIHAKKSGGHIYKLVDPRRKEDPPECKQQLWKPAPPLSHCAKHCHHGHCTASDICCCHDGYMGENCKIALCDPPCANGGTCVKPNQCLCDIGFTGHTCTELDTPEDTKDIPEKRNKIKDVPQECLQPAVTGPCKALFWAWHYDRARVITTDVLHCSYSQMSHKSVSSLQ